A single window of Halobacillus naozhouensis DNA harbors:
- the dnaB gene encoding replicative DNA helicase, producing the protein MSELWNDRTPPHNIEAEQAVLGAVFLEPEAMSTAAEYLLPEDFYRASHQRVFEVMLTLSDRGDPIDLVTVTTALSNNKVLEEVGGVSYLSDIANSVPTAANVGYYTKIVSEKSTLRGLIRTATNIVTSGFAEEENIEDVLNSAEKDILEVSSRKNSGAFKSIKDVLIDVYDNIEMLHNNDGNVTGIPTGYRDLDQITSGFQRNDLIIIAARPSMGKTAFALNIAQNVAVHTEENVAIFSLEMGADQLVSRMLCAEGNIDAQRLRTGHMESDDWNKLTMAMGSLSNAGIYIDDTPGIRVSEIRSKCRRLKQEHGLGMILIDYLQLIQGSANSKENRQQEVSEISRSLKGLARELNVPLIALSQLSRGVESRQDKRPMMSDLRESGSIEQDADIVGFLYRDDYYDQESENQNIIEIIISKQRNGPVGNVELAFVKEYNKFVDLDRRYSDADVPPA; encoded by the coding sequence GTGAGTGAACTATGGAATGACCGCACCCCGCCGCATAATATCGAAGCGGAACAAGCGGTACTAGGGGCGGTTTTTTTGGAACCGGAAGCTATGTCCACGGCCGCAGAATACTTGCTGCCTGAGGATTTTTACAGAGCAAGTCACCAACGGGTTTTTGAAGTAATGCTTACTTTATCAGATCGTGGTGATCCTATTGACCTTGTGACAGTGACCACGGCGTTATCCAATAATAAAGTGTTAGAAGAAGTTGGCGGTGTCTCCTATTTAAGTGATATCGCGAACTCTGTGCCGACGGCTGCAAATGTCGGCTATTATACGAAAATCGTTAGTGAGAAATCGACTTTACGTGGGTTGATTCGCACTGCGACGAATATCGTAACGAGCGGATTTGCTGAAGAAGAGAACATAGAAGATGTTTTAAATTCAGCAGAAAAAGATATTCTTGAGGTATCCAGCAGAAAAAATTCTGGGGCATTTAAAAGTATTAAAGATGTGTTAATCGATGTATATGATAATATTGAAATGCTTCATAACAATGATGGAAACGTAACGGGAATTCCGACCGGGTATCGGGACCTAGATCAAATCACTTCGGGGTTCCAGCGAAATGATTTGATTATAATCGCTGCCCGCCCTTCCATGGGTAAAACGGCGTTTGCTCTTAATATAGCTCAAAACGTAGCTGTACACACGGAAGAGAATGTGGCTATTTTCAGCCTGGAAATGGGTGCTGATCAACTCGTCTCACGTATGCTGTGTGCAGAGGGAAATATTGATGCTCAGCGTTTGCGAACAGGGCATATGGAATCTGATGATTGGAACAAACTGACCATGGCAATGGGGAGTCTTTCGAATGCAGGGATTTATATCGATGACACACCGGGTATTCGGGTGAGCGAAATCCGCTCCAAGTGTCGTCGGCTTAAGCAAGAACATGGACTAGGTATGATTTTGATTGACTATTTGCAGCTCATTCAAGGAAGTGCTAATTCTAAGGAGAACCGTCAGCAGGAAGTATCGGAAATTTCCCGTTCTTTGAAGGGTCTGGCTCGTGAGTTGAATGTCCCGTTAATTGCATTATCCCAGTTGTCACGTGGTGTAGAGTCAAGGCAGGATAAGCGTCCAATGATGTCCGACCTGCGTGAATCGGGCTCGATTGAGCAGGATGCAGACATCGTAGGATTTCTATACCGTGATGATTATTATGATCAGGAATCAGAAAACCAAAATATTATTGAAATTATTATATCCAAACAACGTAACGGCCCGGTCGGTAATGTAGAACTCGCCTTTGTAAAGGAATACAACAAATTCGTTGACCTTGATAGACGATACAGTGACGCAGACGTTCCGCCAGCCTAA
- the rplI gene encoding 50S ribosomal protein L9, translated as MKVIFKADVKGKGKKGETKNVSDGYARNYLLKHNLAVEATSGNLKAQEAKDAKQEQLAKEEVKEAEQLKEKLADMEVKLTAKSGDSGRLFGSITSKQIAEELKKSYNIKIDKRKIELDDPIRTLGYTNVPVKLHPEVTGTIRVHIEGK; from the coding sequence ATGAAAGTAATATTTAAAGCTGATGTAAAAGGAAAAGGGAAAAAAGGGGAAACTAAGAACGTTTCTGATGGGTATGCACGGAACTATCTTTTGAAACACAATTTAGCTGTCGAGGCTACGAGCGGAAACCTTAAGGCACAGGAAGCGAAAGATGCAAAACAAGAGCAGCTTGCTAAGGAAGAAGTGAAGGAAGCCGAACAGCTCAAGGAAAAACTAGCGGATATGGAAGTGAAACTAACAGCAAAATCCGGTGATAGCGGACGGTTGTTTGGCTCTATAACGAGTAAACAAATTGCTGAAGAACTGAAGAAATCGTACAATATTAAAATTGATAAACGTAAAATTGAGTTAGACGATCCTATTCGTACACTTGGGTATACAAATGTACCTGTAAAGCTGCATCCAGAGGTTACAGGCACAATTCGTGTTCATATTGAAGGGAAATAA
- a CDS encoding DHH family phosphoesterase — protein sequence MPNFFKKPTMSGHLWVIYVISLLLLCFIWYYQWMLGLLMTLFLAASIFYSVRTEQTMISETEEYISTLSYRVKKVGEEALLEMPIGIVLYSEDYKVEWANPYMNKFTKQDTIVGESLTTLSDDLIAQIKEDQGETWLEIEDYKLHTLIKRDERLLYIFDRTNQTKIHNLYQNEQTVLSIIFLDNYEEITQGMDDTNKSQINSQVTSTLNKWAGDYGIYLKRTSQERFIAVMSQEILQTLERSKFEILDEVRELITNQNVPLTLSFGVGVGPVSLPELGELAQSSLDLALGRGGDQVAIKDDTGKVRFYGGKTNPMEKRTRVRARVISHAMKELVQESERVLIMGHKSPDMDSVGAAIGILKIAQANDKPAAIVLDPHDIDTGVQRMIEEIQEDEGLWSNFITPEDSLELVTNETLLVVVDTHKPSLVAEEKLLNKTEHVVVIDHHRRAEEFISDPTLVYMEPYASSTAELVTELLEYQPKKLKLSMLESTALLSGIIVDTKSFTLRTGSRTFDAASYLRSKGADTVLVQKFMKEDLDVYVKRSRLIEKANVYRDGIAISTGEHGEAYGPVIIAQAADTLLTMTGVVCSFVISERKDGRIGISARSLGDVNVQIIMERMNGGGHLTNAATQLEDTTIEDARALLQDIIDEYFEGGEEE from the coding sequence ATGCCGAATTTTTTTAAAAAACCGACTATGAGCGGACATCTGTGGGTCATCTATGTCATCTCTCTATTGCTTCTTTGCTTTATCTGGTATTACCAGTGGATGCTTGGATTGTTGATGACACTGTTTCTCGCTGCATCTATATTCTATAGTGTTCGCACAGAGCAGACCATGATTAGTGAAACTGAGGAATATATATCAACACTTTCCTATCGAGTGAAAAAGGTAGGAGAAGAAGCATTACTTGAGATGCCTATTGGGATTGTTCTATATAGTGAGGATTATAAGGTAGAGTGGGCCAATCCATATATGAACAAATTTACCAAACAGGACACAATTGTTGGAGAATCACTCACCACTCTTTCTGATGATTTAATTGCTCAAATTAAAGAAGACCAGGGCGAAACTTGGTTAGAGATTGAAGATTATAAACTTCACACCTTAATTAAACGTGATGAGCGTCTATTATATATTTTTGATCGTACAAACCAGACCAAGATTCATAATCTTTATCAAAATGAGCAGACCGTCTTATCTATTATTTTTCTTGATAACTATGAAGAAATTACTCAGGGAATGGATGATACGAATAAGAGTCAAATTAATTCACAAGTGACATCCACCTTAAACAAGTGGGCAGGGGATTATGGTATTTATCTTAAACGTACATCCCAGGAGCGCTTTATTGCCGTTATGAGCCAGGAGATCTTACAAACCCTTGAACGTTCTAAATTTGAGATTTTAGATGAGGTCAGAGAGCTCATTACGAATCAAAATGTTCCCTTGACACTAAGCTTCGGAGTCGGAGTAGGACCTGTGAGTCTGCCGGAACTAGGGGAATTAGCGCAATCAAGCCTTGACCTCGCACTCGGAAGAGGCGGAGATCAGGTAGCCATTAAAGATGATACCGGTAAAGTTCGTTTCTACGGTGGGAAAACGAATCCAATGGAAAAACGCACAAGAGTACGTGCCCGGGTCATCTCGCATGCTATGAAGGAACTGGTTCAGGAAAGTGAAAGAGTGCTGATTATGGGTCATAAATCACCAGACATGGATTCGGTTGGCGCAGCTATTGGGATTTTGAAAATTGCTCAGGCCAATGATAAACCGGCGGCTATTGTTCTTGACCCTCATGATATTGATACAGGTGTCCAAAGGATGATTGAAGAAATTCAGGAGGATGAGGGGTTATGGTCTAACTTTATTACTCCGGAAGATTCCCTTGAACTTGTTACGAATGAAACTTTGCTGGTCGTCGTTGACACACACAAGCCATCGCTTGTTGCCGAAGAAAAGCTTCTAAATAAAACAGAACATGTGGTAGTGATTGACCACCATCGCCGTGCAGAGGAATTCATATCGGATCCGACACTTGTTTATATGGAGCCATACGCTTCTTCTACTGCAGAGCTAGTAACTGAGTTACTTGAGTATCAGCCGAAGAAACTGAAACTATCTATGCTTGAATCGACAGCATTGTTATCAGGGATTATTGTCGACACAAAAAGCTTTACGTTACGCACGGGTTCTCGGACCTTTGATGCCGCTTCCTATTTAAGGTCAAAAGGAGCGGACACCGTTCTTGTGCAGAAATTTATGAAAGAAGATTTAGATGTTTATGTAAAGCGAAGCCGTTTAATTGAAAAAGCCAATGTGTACCGGGATGGAATTGCGATTTCAACCGGAGAGCACGGCGAAGCTTATGGTCCGGTCATCATTGCTCAAGCCGCAGATACATTACTTACGATGACGGGGGTTGTATGTTCGTTTGTAATTTCTGAACGAAAAGATGGCCGTATTGGCATTAGTGCTCGCTCACTAGGTGATGTAAATGTGCAGATCATTATGGAACGTATGAATGGGGGAGGCCATTTAACTAATGCTGCCACCCAGCTTGAAGATACAACAATTGAAGATGCGAGAGCGTTATTACAAGATATAATTGATGAATACTTTGAGGGAGGAGAAGAAGAATGA
- a CDS encoding YybS family protein, giving the protein MNDTRRITEGALMTGIYLLVLLLILFLPGIIGSILILTLPIPFVFYTYRHGWKPGGLMLIAVAIFASLFATVFSLPVTLLTGIGGIFVGASMNNKRSAYETWAMGSIGFIIGLVVIYLMSQLLFGVSWTEQIQTALDEAFAITEGMLGTFGGEGQTEEQLEGLRQQMETLPDLIPSILAILGIFYAFISQWASYKLINRVEGKKFQFPAFRNFTLPTSVLWYYFFALIFNFIFAAGDGIGYLAAINVFTLTGTLLVVQGIAFIAFYAHVKQKTKALPIIAVIACVLLPTILLYLVRILGIIDIGFSLRERLQAKK; this is encoded by the coding sequence ATGAATGATACGAGAAGAATCACAGAAGGGGCTTTAATGACAGGAATTTATCTGCTAGTGTTATTGTTAATTCTGTTTCTTCCTGGAATTATTGGCTCTATTCTGATCCTTACATTACCAATACCATTTGTGTTTTATACTTACAGGCATGGGTGGAAACCAGGGGGACTCATGCTGATTGCTGTCGCTATATTTGCTTCCTTGTTTGCAACGGTCTTTTCACTACCTGTTACATTACTTACAGGAATTGGTGGGATATTTGTAGGGGCCTCTATGAATAATAAGAGGTCAGCATACGAAACATGGGCGATGGGCTCCATTGGTTTTATCATTGGTCTTGTTGTCATATACTTGATGTCACAGTTATTGTTTGGAGTCAGCTGGACGGAACAAATTCAGACAGCCTTAGATGAAGCATTTGCGATAACAGAGGGAATGTTAGGTACCTTTGGCGGGGAAGGACAGACGGAGGAACAACTTGAAGGTTTACGACAGCAAATGGAAACACTTCCTGACTTAATTCCTAGTATTCTGGCTATTTTAGGTATTTTTTATGCCTTTATTAGTCAATGGGCAAGCTATAAACTAATTAATCGGGTGGAAGGTAAAAAGTTTCAATTTCCCGCTTTTAGAAACTTCACCTTGCCAACTTCCGTATTATGGTATTACTTTTTTGCCTTAATTTTTAACTTTATATTTGCAGCTGGTGATGGTATAGGTTATTTAGCTGCTATTAATGTTTTCACCCTAACTGGAACGCTTTTAGTCGTTCAGGGGATTGCATTTATTGCTTTCTATGCCCATGTTAAACAGAAAACAAAGGCGCTGCCGATCATAGCAGTTATAGCATGTGTGCTTTTACCAACAATCCTACTTTATCTTGTACGAATCTTAGGTATAATTGATATAGGATTCTCGTTACGCGAACGTTTACAAGCTAAAAAGTAA
- a CDS encoding histidinol-phosphatase HisJ family protein → MRTDYHVHMAETGNLSIDYLRTYIEKAKQEGIEELGISEHAYFFQETSDILSNPWVENRRTLEFKQYQQMFDAANDAGLPIKMGIEMDYMPGKEAEMQQFIEAHPFDYVIGSVHWIDEWGIDLAIFREEYEKRDLHNVYQEYFDRVVTLAESGLFDFVGHIDVIKVFGYRPDDKEFLQEQYERAAQALAKTNTCIEISTAGLRKPVGELYPDPDLLKACKEKGVGIVLCSDAHKPDHIGYSYDEAIKLARTAGYDEVHVFTKREARTEPII, encoded by the coding sequence ATGCGAACTGATTATCATGTACATATGGCTGAAACGGGGAATTTATCCATAGATTATTTACGTACTTATATTGAAAAGGCTAAACAAGAAGGGATAGAAGAATTAGGGATTTCAGAACATGCTTACTTTTTCCAGGAAACATCAGACATTCTGTCTAACCCTTGGGTGGAAAATCGCCGGACATTAGAATTCAAACAGTACCAGCAAATGTTTGATGCGGCAAATGATGCTGGTCTGCCTATTAAAATGGGTATTGAAATGGACTATATGCCTGGCAAAGAAGCGGAAATGCAGCAATTTATCGAGGCACATCCTTTTGATTATGTAATAGGTTCCGTACATTGGATTGATGAATGGGGCATTGACTTAGCTATATTCCGGGAAGAATACGAGAAACGCGATTTGCATAATGTTTACCAGGAATATTTTGATCGAGTTGTTACTTTAGCAGAATCAGGCCTTTTTGATTTCGTCGGCCATATTGACGTCATTAAAGTGTTTGGCTATCGCCCAGATGATAAGGAATTTCTCCAAGAACAGTATGAACGTGCCGCCCAGGCCCTTGCCAAAACAAATACTTGTATCGAAATTAGTACAGCCGGTTTGAGGAAGCCGGTCGGTGAACTATACCCCGACCCAGATCTTTTAAAGGCTTGTAAGGAAAAAGGTGTAGGAATCGTCCTCTGTTCAGACGCCCATAAGCCGGACCATATTGGTTATTCTTACGATGAAGCTATTAAACTAGCTCGAACAGCTGGTTACGATGAAGTCCATGTATTTACCAAGCGGGAAGCACGAACGGAACCTATAATATAA
- a CDS encoding peptide ABC transporter substrate-binding protein: MKKGSLWLLLVLMMTFVLAACSGGESTSSNSSGEEGSSSEGESDVKQEITITAKSEIASMDPSLITDTVSFQWAGETLEGLFRLDKEGNLSPGIAKDSSVSEDGLTWTFNLREDAKWANGDPVTAHDFVYSWQRAVDPATGSEYGPYFLGGVVKNATAISEGEMDPSELGAVAVDDHTLEVHLEKPVPYFKNMTVFITFMPLNKDYVEKHGDKFGTEAKFTLANGPFKMTEWNHGEGWTLVKNESYWDADAVKLQKLEGKVIKEISTGVNLYQSGQIDQTELNAEFVDQYSTSEDFRVAEQPYLYFFKFNQANEVLANLHARKAISLAIDRQSLVDVILNDGSVVAEGYVPSNFVNKPGTDKGFREVQGSLVESNESKAKEHWAKALEELGKEEVTLEILGDDTGTSQNAMAYYKDQLETKLEGLTIKLVQVPFKERVRRGQESEFQILAATWGPDYVDPNTYLNMYLTDGQNNNMNFSSEKYDSLIAKANGEYAQQPQKRFETFLEAERLLLEEYAAVAPIYQDAKAMLFRPSIKNAFATATGPEFEFKWAYVEK; this comes from the coding sequence TTGAAGAAAGGCAGTTTATGGCTATTATTAGTATTAATGATGACATTCGTATTAGCTGCGTGTAGCGGTGGTGAAAGTACATCAAGTAATTCTAGTGGAGAAGAAGGAAGCAGCAGTGAAGGAGAAAGTGATGTTAAACAGGAAATAACTATCACAGCAAAAAGTGAAATTGCAAGTATGGATCCTTCATTAATTACAGATACGGTTTCATTCCAATGGGCCGGTGAAACATTAGAAGGACTTTTCCGATTGGACAAGGAAGGTAACCTATCACCAGGTATTGCCAAGGATAGTTCTGTTAGTGAGGATGGACTTACCTGGACTTTTAACTTGCGTGAAGATGCTAAGTGGGCCAATGGAGATCCTGTAACAGCACATGATTTTGTGTACTCCTGGCAGCGTGCAGTAGACCCTGCAACTGGATCTGAATATGGACCCTATTTCCTTGGCGGTGTTGTCAAAAACGCTACAGCCATTAGCGAAGGTGAAATGGATCCATCAGAACTTGGTGCTGTGGCCGTTGATGATCATACATTAGAAGTTCACCTTGAAAAACCTGTTCCATATTTCAAAAATATGACTGTATTCATCACATTCATGCCACTTAACAAGGACTATGTTGAAAAGCATGGAGATAAATTTGGTACAGAAGCGAAGTTCACACTGGCTAATGGTCCATTTAAAATGACAGAGTGGAACCACGGCGAAGGATGGACACTTGTTAAAAATGAATCTTACTGGGATGCAGATGCCGTTAAACTGCAAAAGCTTGAAGGAAAAGTCATTAAAGAAATTTCAACAGGGGTTAACCTCTATCAATCTGGTCAAATTGACCAAACAGAGCTCAATGCCGAATTCGTGGATCAGTATTCAACTTCTGAAGATTTCAGAGTAGCAGAACAGCCGTATTTATATTTCTTCAAATTCAATCAAGCAAATGAAGTATTAGCAAATTTACATGCTCGTAAAGCTATTTCCCTTGCTATTGATCGTCAATCCTTAGTTGACGTAATCTTAAACGATGGCTCTGTCGTAGCAGAAGGGTATGTTCCATCTAACTTTGTGAACAAACCTGGTACCGACAAAGGATTCCGCGAAGTACAAGGATCACTTGTAGAATCTAATGAATCTAAAGCTAAAGAACATTGGGCAAAAGCACTCGAAGAACTTGGAAAAGAAGAAGTTACTTTAGAAATTTTAGGTGATGATACAGGAACATCACAAAATGCTATGGCTTACTACAAAGACCAATTAGAAACAAAACTTGAGGGACTTACAATCAAACTTGTTCAAGTACCATTTAAAGAACGTGTGCGACGCGGACAAGAATCAGAGTTTCAGATCCTTGCAGCGACTTGGGGACCTGACTACGTTGACCCGAACACCTATTTAAATATGTATTTGACAGACGGACAAAACAATAACATGAATTTCTCAAGCGAAAAGTATGATTCCCTGATTGCGAAAGCAAATGGCGAATATGCTCAACAACCGCAGAAGCGTTTTGAAACATTCCTGGAAGCTGAAAGATTACTTCTAGAAGAGTACGCTGCTGTAGCACCGATTTATCAGGATGCGAAAGCAATGCTGTTCAGACCATCCATTAAAAACGCATTCGCTACTGCTACTGGCCCAGAATTTGAATTTAAGTGGGCATATGTAGAAAAATAA
- the hmpA gene encoding NO-inducible flavohemoprotein, with product MTVKVRLSEETIKIVKSTVPVLAEHGEAITKCFYQRMFADQPELKNIFNQTNQKAGRQPKALANAVYAAAQHIDDLSVIMPTVIQISEKHRSLNVKPEHYPLVGEYLLLAIKEVLGDAATDDIIEAWGEAYGVIADAFIAVEQQKYHEAFAQKGGWNGYREFRIVKKVKESDVITSFYLEPVDGGELADYKPGQYITIKAEVPGEDHTHLRQYSLSDSPGKGYYRISVKREDEYGGNPAGIVSSFLHNQIETGDIVSISAPAGDFYLNTESENPVVLLSGGVGLTPLMSMLKTSTTKQTGRDIHFIDAARNGSVHAFKEDMSQVSADHPFVKTHTIYESPSEQDRGYDKKGYIDLEWLQEHVPQHADFYYCGPEGFMKAVHHSLKEWGIPEERRNYEFFGPEGSLD from the coding sequence ATGACTGTAAAAGTTAGATTAAGTGAAGAAACAATAAAAATTGTTAAGTCAACTGTACCTGTGCTGGCTGAGCATGGAGAAGCCATTACAAAGTGCTTCTATCAGCGTATGTTTGCGGATCAACCTGAATTAAAAAACATTTTTAATCAAACGAACCAAAAGGCAGGGAGACAGCCTAAGGCTCTGGCCAATGCAGTTTATGCTGCTGCGCAACATATTGATGATTTAAGTGTGATCATGCCGACAGTTATACAGATTTCTGAAAAGCACCGGAGTTTAAACGTCAAACCGGAGCACTATCCTCTTGTTGGTGAGTATTTGCTTCTGGCTATTAAAGAGGTTCTTGGAGATGCTGCTACTGATGATATTATCGAAGCATGGGGAGAAGCTTATGGTGTGATTGCAGATGCATTTATTGCGGTTGAACAACAGAAGTACCATGAAGCTTTTGCGCAAAAAGGTGGTTGGAATGGTTATCGTGAGTTTCGGATTGTGAAGAAGGTGAAAGAAAGTGATGTGATCACGTCCTTCTATTTAGAACCGGTGGATGGCGGGGAATTAGCGGACTATAAACCAGGTCAATATATTACGATTAAGGCTGAAGTTCCCGGTGAAGACCATACCCATTTAAGACAATACAGCCTATCAGATTCCCCTGGTAAAGGCTATTATCGTATCAGTGTGAAAAGGGAAGATGAATATGGAGGAAATCCGGCAGGTATCGTATCTAGTTTCTTACACAATCAAATAGAGACTGGCGATATCGTATCAATCAGTGCCCCTGCTGGAGATTTCTACTTAAATACAGAATCAGAAAACCCTGTCGTGCTACTTAGTGGTGGTGTAGGGTTAACGCCATTAATGAGTATGCTTAAGACCTCCACCACGAAACAGACGGGCCGCGATATTCACTTTATCGATGCAGCGCGAAATGGCAGTGTTCATGCGTTTAAAGAGGATATGAGTCAAGTGAGTGCAGATCATCCCTTCGTAAAAACACATACTATCTATGAAAGTCCATCGGAACAGGATAGGGGATATGATAAAAAAGGGTATATTGATTTAGAGTGGCTTCAGGAACATGTGCCTCAACATGCAGATTTTTATTACTGTGGACCTGAAGGGTTTATGAAGGCTGTTCATCATTCATTAAAAGAATGGGGAATACCAGAGGAAAGAAGAAATTATGAGTTCTTTGGTCCGGAAGGAAGTCTCGATTAA
- a CDS encoding Rrf2 family transcriptional regulator, translating into MRLKKYTDYALRVLIYTSSLPEGELARKKEISDVFHISENHLGKIIHQLNKLELIETIRGRSGGIKLAKEPRDINIGYVVRAMEDDFLLLECFDNDTNYCVITPACKLRHVLNDALRAFLEVVDNYTLYDLLSNKDELRELMDIT; encoded by the coding sequence ATGCGCTTAAAAAAATACACTGATTATGCTCTTAGAGTACTAATTTATACATCTTCTCTCCCGGAAGGTGAATTAGCGAGGAAAAAGGAAATCTCTGATGTCTTTCATATTTCTGAGAATCACCTCGGGAAGATTATTCATCAGTTAAACAAACTTGAGTTAATAGAAACGATACGTGGCAGAAGCGGGGGAATTAAGCTGGCTAAGGAACCCCGGGATATTAACATTGGCTATGTAGTTAGAGCTATGGAGGATGATTTTCTTCTGTTGGAGTGTTTTGATAATGACACCAATTACTGTGTGATCACGCCAGCCTGTAAACTAAGGCATGTACTAAATGATGCATTACGTGCCTTTTTAGAGGTAGTCGACAACTACACACTCTATGATTTATTATCCAATAAGGATGAGTTAAGAGAGCTAATGGATATTACCTAA
- the rpsR gene encoding 30S ribosomal protein S18 has protein sequence MARRGRGKRKKVCFFTANGITHIDFKDTDLLRRFISDRGKILPRRVTGTSAKYQRKLTKAIKRSRQMALLPYSAE, from the coding sequence ATGGCACGTCGTGGACGCGGTAAACGCAAAAAGGTGTGTTTCTTCACAGCAAACGGAATCACACACATCGACTTTAAAGATACAGACTTGCTTAGACGTTTCATTTCCGACCGTGGAAAAATTCTTCCTCGTCGAGTAACTGGAACTTCTGCAAAGTATCAACGTAAATTGACGAAAGCAATCAAACGCTCTCGTCAAATGGCACTATTACCTTACAGTGCTGAATAA
- the ssb gene encoding single-stranded DNA-binding protein, whose product MLNRVVLVGRLTKDPDLRYTPNGVAVANFTVAVNRPFSNNQGDRDADFINCVVWRRAAENLANFMSKGSLIGVDGRLQSRSFDNQEGKRVFVTEVVADSVQFLESKGASQGGGGQQGSGFQPNQNQQQQGNNFGSNNNKKDDDPFADNGEPIDISDDDLPF is encoded by the coding sequence ATGTTAAATCGTGTCGTTTTAGTCGGCAGATTAACGAAGGATCCGGATTTACGCTATACGCCAAATGGGGTGGCTGTTGCCAACTTCACTGTTGCAGTGAATCGGCCATTTTCAAATAACCAGGGTGATCGTGATGCAGACTTCATTAACTGTGTTGTTTGGAGACGAGCTGCTGAAAACCTTGCCAACTTTATGAGCAAAGGCAGTCTTATCGGTGTGGACGGGCGTTTGCAGTCCCGAAGCTTCGATAATCAAGAAGGTAAGCGTGTGTTTGTAACAGAAGTTGTTGCAGACAGCGTACAGTTCCTAGAATCTAAGGGTGCATCCCAGGGTGGAGGCGGCCAACAAGGTTCAGGATTCCAGCCAAATCAGAATCAACAACAACAAGGAAATAACTTCGGTTCCAATAATAATAAAAAAGATGACGATCCTTTCGCCGATAATGGTGAACCGATCGACATCTCAGATGATGATTTACCATTTTAA
- the rpsF gene encoding 30S ribosomal protein S6, with product MRNYEIMYIIRPDIEEEAKTAVVERFSGILTNNGAEIENVKEVGKRRLAYEINDYRDGIYVTINFKGDRDAINEFDRQAKFSDDVIRHIAVREDDK from the coding sequence ATGAGAAATTATGAAATCATGTACATCATCCGCCCAGATATCGAGGAGGAAGCTAAAACAGCTGTAGTTGAGCGTTTCAGCGGTATCCTTACAAACAATGGTGCGGAAATCGAAAATGTTAAAGAAGTTGGCAAGCGTCGTCTTGCTTACGAAATTAACGATTATCGTGATGGGATCTATGTAACGATCAACTTCAAAGGTGATCGTGACGCGATCAATGAATTCGACCGTCAAGCGAAGTTCTCGGATGATGTTATCCGTCACATCGCTGTACGCGAAGATGACAAATAA